A genome region from Solirubrobacter pauli includes the following:
- the tadA gene encoding tRNA adenosine(34) deaminase TadA, producing the protein MVCRDEHEGPMRLAIAEAEKALAHDDVPVGAVILGPDGTVIGAGHNERELLQDPSAHAEMLAIRQAAEQIGYWRLLDTTLYVTLEPCAMCAGAIVLARIPHVVYGTTDPKAGMAGSVLDLLDQPKLNHRPQVTKDILQPECAQLLKDFFAARRRRPLPSDAAHPEGCESG; encoded by the coding sequence ATTGTGTGCCGAGATGAGCACGAGGGCCCGATGCGGCTCGCGATCGCGGAGGCCGAGAAGGCCCTCGCGCACGACGACGTCCCCGTCGGGGCGGTCATCCTCGGCCCCGACGGGACCGTCATCGGCGCCGGCCACAACGAGCGCGAGCTCCTGCAGGACCCCAGCGCCCACGCCGAGATGCTCGCCATCCGCCAGGCCGCCGAGCAGATCGGCTACTGGCGCCTGCTCGACACGACGCTCTACGTGACCCTCGAGCCCTGCGCGATGTGCGCGGGCGCGATCGTCCTGGCCCGGATCCCGCACGTCGTCTACGGCACCACCGACCCGAAGGCGGGCATGGCCGGCAGCGTCCTCGACCTCCTCGACCAGCCCAAGCTCAACCACCGCCCGCAGGTCACCAAGGACATCCTGCAGCCCGAATGCGCGCAGCTTCTGAAGGACTTCTTCGCCGCTCGCCGCCGTCGCCCGCTACCCTCAGACGCCGCACACCCGGAGGGGTGCGAGAGTGGTTGA